Proteins encoded together in one Sinorhizobium meliloti window:
- a CDS encoding aldo/keto reductase yields the protein MEYRRLGRSGLKISTITMGTMTIGGGGKFAQVGDVGVADARRYVDLCLDAGVNLIDTADIYSTGACEEIIGEVLGGKRKDGVLIATKARFSMGPGPNDGGLSRHHLVHACEASLKRLKTDVIDLYQVHEWDGQTPLEETMEALDTLVRQGKVRYIGCSNYSGWHIMKALGISALEHRQRFVSQQIHYTLEAREAEYELVPISIDQGLGILVWSPLAGGLLSGKHRRGQSPEGTRQLAGWNEPPIRDEERLWKIVDMLVAIAAERNVSPAQVALAWLIGRDAVTSVVIGGRTEEQFRDNLAAAGLKLTDEERELLDAVSLPPVIYPYWHQLWTAKDRLGKADLSLLGPHI from the coding sequence ATGGAATATCGTCGGCTCGGCCGCTCCGGGCTCAAGATCTCGACCATCACCATGGGTACGATGACGATCGGCGGTGGTGGAAAGTTCGCCCAGGTCGGCGATGTCGGTGTCGCGGATGCCCGCCGCTATGTCGACCTCTGCCTGGATGCGGGCGTCAATCTGATCGATACGGCGGACATCTATTCGACCGGCGCCTGCGAGGAGATCATCGGCGAAGTTCTCGGCGGAAAGCGCAAGGACGGCGTGCTCATCGCCACCAAGGCGCGCTTCTCGATGGGCCCCGGCCCCAATGACGGAGGTCTGTCGCGCCATCACCTGGTTCACGCCTGCGAGGCGAGCCTGAAGCGTTTGAAGACCGACGTGATCGACCTTTACCAGGTTCACGAATGGGACGGTCAGACGCCGCTCGAGGAAACCATGGAAGCGCTCGATACGCTCGTGCGCCAGGGCAAGGTGCGCTATATCGGCTGCTCCAACTATTCCGGTTGGCACATCATGAAGGCACTCGGCATCAGTGCGCTCGAACACCGCCAGCGCTTCGTCAGCCAACAGATTCATTACACGCTCGAAGCACGCGAGGCCGAGTACGAACTGGTCCCGATCTCCATCGACCAGGGTCTCGGCATCCTCGTTTGGAGCCCCCTGGCGGGCGGCCTTCTGTCAGGCAAACACAGGCGCGGACAGTCGCCCGAAGGCACCCGCCAGCTTGCCGGCTGGAACGAGCCGCCGATCCGCGACGAGGAACGGCTGTGGAAGATCGTCGACATGCTGGTGGCGATCGCCGCCGAGCGCAACGTGTCCCCGGCGCAGGTCGCGCTCGCCTGGCTGATCGGCCGAGATGCCGTCACCTCGGTGGTCATCGGCGGGCGCACCGAAGAGCAGTTCCGCGACAATCTCGCCGCCGCCGGCCTGAAGCTCACCGACGAGGAACGCGAGCTCCTCGACGCCGTCAGCCTGCCGCCGGTCATCTATCCCTATTGGCATCAGCTCTGGACCGCCAAGGACCGCCTCGGCAAAGCCGATCTGTCGCTGCTCGGGCCGCATATTTGA
- a CDS encoding metal-dependent hydrolase, whose translation MFIAHLPAGYILTHCIARKNETIRSRALAVGLIFSVLPDLDLLYFYLVDGRRTPHHDYWTHLPIFWLGVAALTAAALILAGKRHSMFLVWVALANVMMHLLLDSIAADIRWLHPLSGTRFNLVEVPARFETWYLNFILHWTFAAEIAICAAALWVWRMQRRRNRDRRVEGNAAEGTERIHA comes from the coding sequence ATGTTCATTGCCCATCTTCCCGCCGGCTACATTCTCACCCATTGCATCGCTCGAAAGAATGAAACCATCCGATCCCGCGCGCTCGCGGTAGGGCTGATCTTCTCCGTGCTTCCGGATTTGGATCTGCTTTATTTTTACCTCGTAGACGGCCGGCGTACGCCACATCACGACTACTGGACCCATTTGCCGATTTTCTGGCTGGGGGTTGCGGCGCTCACGGCCGCGGCGCTGATCCTTGCCGGGAAGCGGCACTCTATGTTTCTCGTTTGGGTCGCGCTCGCAAACGTGATGATGCACCTTCTTCTCGATTCGATCGCCGCAGACATACGCTGGCTCCATCCCCTTTCAGGGACCCGCTTCAACCTCGTCGAGGTGCCGGCGCGCTTTGAGACCTGGTATCTCAATTTCATACTGCACTGGACGTTTGCGGCGGAAATTGCGATCTGCGCGGCCGCGTTGTGGGTCTGGCGGATGCAAAGGCGCAGGAACCGGGATCGCAGGGTCGAAGGAAACGCCGCAGAGGGGACCGAGCGAATTCACGCATGA
- a CDS encoding cold-shock protein: MNSGTVKWFNSTKGFGFIQPDDGATDVFVHASAVERAGMRSLVEGQKVTYDIVRDNKSGKSSADNLRAA; the protein is encoded by the coding sequence ATGAACTCAGGCACCGTAAAGTGGTTCAACAGCACCAAGGGCTTCGGCTTCATCCAGCCCGACGATGGCGCCACGGACGTATTCGTGCACGCCTCCGCCGTTGAACGCGCTGGAATGCGTTCGCTCGTAGAAGGCCAGAAGGTTACCTACGACATCGTCCGCGACAACAAGTCCGGCAAGAGCTCTGCAGACAATCTGCGGGCCGCATAA
- a CDS encoding iron ABC transporter permease, with protein sequence MPDTDEIARSGRRVPCTPTADPNAEGGSGLKKLERPLRVPSKARSWLWFAFDGAMEEEADRSRETSQASLPKPLTRTLRGFEVPPSPYVTDGRARTANSSKAGTGWRAAYFRLRGPRMSAGGEPAWLLAAVFGAVFLLSALPLIRLGWAGIKGLEGGEAVGVLFEAATFAALRNTLITAAGGTAISLFVGALFAFVVALTDIRGKLALSFAFMLPMMIPPQVTALAWVEMSGPSSPLLKTLGLAPPLGSPQPLYSLAGIALLLGVQHAPLVFLAIRAGLAAAPRDGVEAARLCGASPWRVLSDIVLPLSSPGLIAGAAIAFVSGIGNFGIPAILGIPASIETLPTLIFSRFASFGSSTFGEIAVLSTLIALISAAGLLLQQRALKRRDYRLIGLAGARAAFTLGRMRFAAEALLWTILALLLVAPLLALIASSLVPAYGVPLSFDTMTLNAYGEILFRQSMTLTALKNSLFLASAAAVGLLAVTVPAGYLLVTRRGRLASLMAILIEIPYALPGIVLAVAFILAFAAPLPLIGVSIYGTIWIILAAYFSSFLAVSLKPVMSAFLQIDPSLEEAARLAGAGFLRRMRDVLLPLLAPAAGASVILVFLIAANELTVSALLWSAGTQTLGVAIFNLDDSGSSDLASALSVLVVVMVIGLMAALEFFAKYLPEGVLPWRN encoded by the coding sequence ATGCCGGACACTGACGAGATCGCCCGCAGCGGGCGCCGGGTACCTTGCACGCCGACTGCCGACCCGAATGCGGAGGGAGGTTCCGGCTTGAAAAAGCTGGAGCGCCCGCTGCGCGTTCCATCGAAGGCGCGGTCCTGGCTTTGGTTCGCATTCGACGGCGCGATGGAGGAGGAGGCCGACCGGAGCAGGGAAACGAGCCAGGCTTCGCTACCGAAACCACTGACGCGGACGCTGCGCGGCTTCGAGGTGCCGCCGTCACCTTACGTGACGGACGGTCGAGCACGTACGGCGAACTCTTCGAAGGCCGGGACGGGTTGGCGAGCGGCATATTTCCGGCTCCGTGGCCCGCGCATGTCTGCGGGCGGGGAGCCCGCATGGCTCCTGGCGGCGGTGTTCGGCGCAGTCTTTCTGCTTTCGGCGCTGCCGCTGATCCGACTCGGATGGGCAGGTATCAAGGGACTCGAAGGAGGCGAGGCGGTCGGGGTGCTCTTCGAGGCGGCGACCTTCGCGGCGCTCCGCAATACGCTGATCACGGCGGCCGGCGGCACGGCGATCTCGCTCTTCGTGGGGGCACTCTTCGCCTTTGTCGTGGCGCTTACGGACATCCGTGGCAAGCTTGCCTTGAGCTTCGCCTTCATGCTGCCGATGATGATCCCCCCGCAGGTGACGGCGCTCGCCTGGGTGGAGATGTCGGGTCCATCGAGTCCCCTGCTCAAGACGCTGGGGCTTGCACCGCCGCTCGGCAGCCCTCAGCCACTCTATTCGCTTGCGGGGATCGCCTTGCTTCTCGGCGTACAGCATGCGCCGCTCGTCTTCCTGGCGATCAGGGCCGGACTTGCAGCGGCGCCCCGCGACGGGGTCGAAGCGGCGCGGCTTTGCGGCGCCTCGCCCTGGCGCGTCCTTAGCGACATCGTTCTGCCGCTTTCCTCTCCGGGGCTCATCGCCGGAGCGGCGATCGCCTTCGTATCCGGTATCGGCAATTTCGGTATCCCGGCGATACTCGGCATTCCCGCCTCGATCGAAACGCTGCCGACCTTGATCTTCAGCCGGTTTGCGAGTTTCGGTTCGTCCACTTTCGGCGAAATCGCGGTGCTTTCGACGCTGATCGCCCTGATTTCCGCCGCAGGGCTGCTTCTGCAGCAGCGAGCGCTCAAGCGCAGAGACTATCGCCTGATCGGCCTTGCCGGCGCGAGGGCCGCCTTCACGCTCGGGCGCATGCGGTTCGCCGCGGAGGCGCTGCTTTGGACAATCCTGGCGCTGCTGCTGGTCGCACCGCTCCTGGCGCTCATCGCAAGTTCCCTGGTGCCGGCCTACGGCGTGCCGCTCAGTTTCGACACCATGACCCTGAACGCCTATGGGGAAATACTCTTCCGCCAGTCGATGACGTTGACGGCGCTCAAGAATTCCCTTTTCCTCGCCTCCGCCGCTGCAGTCGGCCTGCTTGCGGTCACCGTACCGGCCGGTTACCTGCTCGTGACGCGGCGCGGGCGGCTTGCCAGTCTGATGGCGATCCTGATCGAGATCCCCTATGCGCTGCCCGGCATCGTGCTCGCCGTCGCCTTCATCCTTGCCTTCGCGGCACCGCTGCCGCTGATCGGCGTTTCGATCTACGGTACGATCTGGATCATTCTTGCCGCCTATTTCTCCTCCTTCCTCGCCGTTAGCCTCAAGCCGGTGATGAGCGCCTTCCTGCAGATAGATCCCTCGCTCGAGGAGGCGGCGCGGCTCGCGGGCGCGGGGTTCCTGCGCCGCATGCGCGATGTGCTGCTGCCGCTTCTGGCGCCGGCCGCCGGCGCTTCGGTCATCCTCGTCTTCCTGATCGCGGCGAACGAATTGACCGTCTCGGCGCTCCTCTGGTCCGCCGGCACGCAGACGCTCGGCGTCGCAATCTTCAATCTCGACGACAGCGGCTCTTCCGATCTCGCCTCGGCGCTCTCGGTGCTCGTCGTCGTCATGGTCATCGGGCTGATGGCGGCGCTGGAATTCTTCGCGAAATATTTGCCGGAGGGCGTGCTGCCATGGCGCAACTGA
- a CDS encoding HAD-IIB family hydrolase, whose product MYVMALATDYDGTLADYGAVRPETLETLKRLKESGRKLLLVTGRELPDLKSVFPEIDVFDKVVVENGALLYTPETGEERLLAPSPPEAFIERLKEKGVDRMSVGRSIVATWEPFQTAALEAINELGLELEIIFNKGAVMVLPTGVNKATGLKAALKEMGLSFLNVVGVGDAENDHALLRMCGCGAAVANALPALKDTADVILEGVRGAGVEQLMNRIMESDYALCASARHQVPIGEDDEGPVEIGPQDVLLIAGSSGIGKSRLATALAERLRERRFQLCIFDPEGDYEGLEGAVTVGNGSVAPTGREVLELLANPDDNVVVSATGVEPNDRPEFFAGLMPDLSALRAKTGRPHWLIIDEAHHLMPAARDSASLALSDDRSGMIMITVHPDSVSPDALKEITAVAALGPKARDVIATVCSVLGEALPDGLDASFGEDEVLFWRRTPRTPVRRIKSEQPREARKRHTRKYAEGRLGEEASFYFRGPKNEMNLRAHNLTMFLQIAEGIDDTTWEHHLRHGDYSKWFEERIGDEELAEEAAGIEEDRSLSPAESRQRLAEAVRRRYTAPASEAG is encoded by the coding sequence ATGTATGTCATGGCTCTTGCGACGGATTACGACGGTACACTGGCCGATTACGGTGCCGTCCGTCCGGAAACTCTGGAGACCTTGAAGAGGCTGAAGGAGAGCGGGCGCAAGCTTCTGCTCGTGACCGGGCGCGAGCTGCCGGACCTCAAGAGCGTGTTTCCCGAAATCGATGTGTTCGACAAGGTCGTCGTCGAGAACGGTGCGCTGCTCTATACGCCGGAAACCGGCGAGGAGCGGCTGCTTGCACCCTCGCCGCCGGAGGCCTTCATCGAGCGCCTCAAGGAGAAGGGCGTCGACAGGATGTCGGTCGGCCGTTCCATCGTCGCCACCTGGGAGCCGTTCCAGACAGCCGCGCTCGAAGCGATCAACGAGCTCGGCCTCGAACTCGAGATCATCTTCAACAAGGGCGCCGTCATGGTGCTCCCGACGGGTGTGAACAAGGCCACGGGGCTGAAGGCGGCCCTGAAGGAGATGGGGCTTTCCTTTCTCAACGTGGTGGGGGTGGGCGATGCCGAGAACGATCACGCGCTTTTGAGGATGTGCGGCTGCGGAGCCGCCGTGGCCAACGCCTTACCGGCGCTCAAGGACACGGCCGACGTGATCCTCGAGGGTGTGCGCGGGGCCGGCGTCGAGCAACTGATGAACCGGATCATGGAGTCCGATTATGCGTTGTGCGCGAGTGCCCGCCACCAGGTGCCGATCGGTGAGGATGACGAGGGGCCGGTGGAGATCGGACCGCAGGACGTGCTGCTGATAGCGGGGAGTTCCGGCATCGGCAAGTCGAGACTGGCGACCGCCCTTGCGGAGCGATTACGGGAACGGCGCTTCCAGCTCTGCATATTCGATCCGGAGGGCGACTATGAGGGGCTTGAAGGCGCGGTGACCGTGGGGAACGGGTCTGTCGCGCCTACGGGCAGGGAGGTGCTGGAGCTCCTGGCTAATCCGGACGATAACGTCGTCGTCAGCGCAACAGGCGTCGAGCCCAACGACCGGCCCGAGTTCTTCGCCGGCCTGATGCCAGATTTGTCGGCGCTGCGTGCCAAGACCGGCAGGCCGCATTGGCTGATTATCGACGAGGCCCATCATCTCATGCCCGCAGCGCGCGACAGTGCCTCGCTCGCGCTTTCCGACGACCGCTCCGGCATGATCATGATCACGGTCCATCCGGACTCCGTCTCGCCCGATGCTCTCAAGGAGATCACTGCGGTCGCAGCGCTCGGTCCCAAGGCGCGCGACGTAATCGCGACGGTTTGCTCCGTCTTGGGTGAGGCGCTGCCGGACGGGCTGGATGCTTCTTTCGGGGAAGACGAGGTTCTTTTCTGGCGGCGCACGCCGCGCACGCCGGTTCGGCGGATCAAGAGCGAGCAACCCCGGGAAGCCCGCAAGCGGCATACGCGCAAATATGCGGAGGGCCGGTTGGGCGAGGAGGCAAGCTTCTATTTCCGCGGTCCGAAGAACGAGATGAATTTGCGCGCCCACAATCTGACGATGTTTCTGCAGATCGCCGAAGGCATAGACGACACGACCTGGGAGCACCATCTGCGCCACGGCGATTACTCGAAGTGGTTCGAGGAACGCATCGGCGACGAGGAACTGGCCGAGGAGGCTGCGGGCATAGAAGAGGACCGTTCGCTCTCGCCTGCCGAAAGCCGGCAGAGGCTGGCCGAGGCGGTGCGCCGGCGCTATACCGCGCCCGCATCCGAAGCGGGTTGA
- the ftsZ gene encoding cell division protein FtsZ, with protein sequence MTEYKKPIITEMRPKITVIGVGGGGGNAINNMIAENLQGVDFIAANTDAQALATSKAERRIQLGAAITEGLGAGSVPDIGNAAAQESIDEIMDHLGGTHMCFVTAGMGGGTGTGAAPVIAEAARRAGILTVAVVTKPFSFEGQRRMQTAELGVERLRESADTVIVIPNQNLFRIADAKTTFADAFMIADRVLYSGVSCITDLIVKEGLMNLDFADVKTVMKGMGRAMMGTGEATGENRAMLAAEAAIANPLLDEVSMRGAKGVLVSISGGMDMTLFEVDEAATRIREEVYDEADIVVGAIFDRSLDGTFRVSVVATGLDSNRGTQATAPEAMNGQAAAAPSRTLQ encoded by the coding sequence ATGACGGAATACAAGAAGCCGATCATTACCGAGATGCGCCCGAAGATCACGGTCATCGGCGTCGGCGGCGGCGGCGGCAACGCGATCAACAACATGATCGCCGAAAACCTGCAGGGCGTCGATTTCATCGCCGCGAACACGGACGCGCAGGCGCTGGCGACGTCGAAGGCGGAGCGGCGAATCCAGCTGGGCGCTGCCATCACCGAGGGTCTCGGCGCCGGTTCGGTACCCGACATCGGCAATGCGGCCGCGCAGGAATCGATCGACGAGATCATGGACCACCTCGGCGGCACGCATATGTGCTTCGTCACGGCAGGCATGGGCGGCGGCACCGGTACGGGAGCGGCGCCGGTGATCGCGGAAGCGGCGCGGCGGGCCGGGATCCTGACGGTCGCGGTCGTCACCAAGCCCTTCAGCTTCGAGGGACAGCGGCGCATGCAGACGGCGGAGCTCGGCGTCGAGCGGCTGCGGGAGAGTGCAGACACGGTCATCGTTATCCCCAACCAGAACCTCTTTCGCATCGCCGATGCCAAGACGACCTTCGCCGACGCATTCATGATTGCCGACCGGGTCCTCTATTCGGGCGTCAGCTGCATCACCGACCTGATCGTCAAGGAGGGCCTGATGAATCTCGACTTCGCCGACGTCAAGACGGTGATGAAGGGCATGGGCCGGGCGATGATGGGCACGGGCGAAGCGACCGGCGAGAACCGCGCGATGCTGGCGGCGGAAGCGGCGATCGCCAACCCGCTGCTCGACGAAGTCTCCATGCGCGGTGCCAAAGGCGTGCTCGTGTCGATCTCCGGCGGAATGGACATGACGCTTTTCGAGGTGGACGAGGCGGCGACCCGCATCCGCGAGGAAGTTTACGACGAAGCCGACATCGTCGTCGGTGCGATCTTCGACCGGAGCCTGGACGGCACTTTCCGCGTGTCCGTCGTCGCGACCGGCCTCGACAGCAACCGCGGAACTCAGGCGACGGCGCCGGAGGCCATGAACGGCCAGGCGGCCGCCGCTCCTTCGCGCACGCTGCAATAG
- a CDS encoding ABC transporter ATP-binding protein: protein MAQLILNHLTKNFGGKGAEQVRPAVSNVSLALRKQGFLALLGPSGCGKTTVLRMIAGFEQPTDGSIEFGERRLSDAARVLPPEKRNMAMVFQSYALWPHMTVAENVGYPLKVRGFSGEAWRKRVGDALSLVKLTDFADRRPAVLSGGQRQRVALARCLVTEPDVVLLDEPLANLDQHLRKSMEETFRAFHERSGATMIYVTHDQAEAMALATDVAVMSEGKLLQVAPPADIYARPEGRVVGGLIGRGAIVRLNLPEGAGRALDWPLLRAALADRHGGKGHAVEAHAGEAHAGEGPLCDVLIRPEQVHRDGEGIPMRVLSSVFEGERSALTLALPDGQSLKAYSSVPLCDGARVPFVVSGGWRL from the coding sequence ATGGCGCAACTGATCCTCAACCACCTGACCAAAAACTTCGGTGGAAAAGGTGCAGAGCAGGTGAGGCCGGCCGTTTCGAACGTGTCGCTGGCGCTGCGCAAGCAGGGATTTCTCGCGCTGCTCGGGCCTTCCGGCTGTGGCAAGACGACGGTGCTCCGGATGATCGCCGGCTTCGAGCAGCCGACGGACGGCTCGATCGAGTTCGGCGAGCGCCGGCTTTCGGATGCAGCCCGTGTGCTGCCGCCGGAGAAGCGCAACATGGCGATGGTATTCCAATCCTATGCGCTCTGGCCGCATATGACGGTGGCGGAGAATGTCGGCTACCCCTTGAAGGTCCGCGGCTTTTCCGGCGAGGCCTGGCGCAAGCGGGTAGGCGACGCGCTTTCGCTGGTGAAGCTTACCGATTTCGCCGATCGGCGGCCGGCTGTACTTTCCGGCGGCCAGCGGCAGCGTGTGGCGCTGGCGCGCTGCCTGGTCACGGAACCGGACGTGGTGCTGCTCGATGAGCCGCTCGCCAATCTCGATCAGCATTTGAGGAAGTCGATGGAGGAGACCTTCCGCGCCTTTCACGAGCGCTCCGGCGCCACGATGATCTATGTGACTCACGACCAGGCCGAGGCGATGGCGCTTGCGACCGACGTCGCGGTGATGTCGGAAGGCAAGCTTCTTCAGGTGGCGCCGCCGGCGGATATCTATGCGCGGCCTGAGGGTCGGGTGGTGGGGGGGCTGATCGGTCGCGGCGCGATCGTGCGGTTGAATTTGCCGGAGGGAGCGGGGCGTGCGCTCGACTGGCCGCTCCTCCGCGCTGCGCTTGCCGACAGGCACGGCGGCAAAGGGCATGCAGTCGAAGCGCATGCAGGCGAAGCGCATGCAGGCGAGGGGCCGCTTTGCGACGTGCTCATTCGTCCGGAGCAGGTTCATCGGGATGGCGAAGGCATCCCGATGCGGGTTCTCTCCTCGGTCTTCGAGGGCGAACGCTCCGCACTCACACTCGCGCTGCCCGACGGGCAAAGCCTCAAAGCCTATAGCAGCGTGCCGCTCTGCGACGGTGCTCGCGTTCCTTTCGTCGTGAGTGGAGGCTGGCGGCTTTAG
- the rpsU gene encoding 30S ribosomal protein S21, translating to MQVLVRDNNIDQALRVLKKKMQREGVFREMKMRSAYEKPSEKRVREKAEAVRRTRKLARKKLQREGLLPSPKKVARAR from the coding sequence TTGCAGGTACTCGTCAGGGACAATAACATCGACCAGGCTCTTCGCGTTCTCAAGAAGAAGATGCAGCGTGAAGGCGTCTTCCGCGAAATGAAGATGCGCAGCGCCTACGAAAAACCGTCCGAAAAGCGCGTCCGCGAAAAAGCAGAAGCTGTCCGCCGCACCCGCAAGCTGGCGCGCAAGAAGCTTCAACGCGAAGGTCTGTTGCCGTCGCCGAAGAAAGTAGCCCGCGCGCGCTGA
- a CDS encoding glutathione S-transferase family protein encodes MTLTLYLHPLASFCHKVLIALYEAGTPFTPQVVDLGDPAEHARYLEVWPVGKIPVLHDAARDRTVPETSVIIEYLDQHYPGEQPLIPHDDALVLEARLWDRFFDLYVQVPMQKIVTDTLRAPGENDRRGVADAQAALANAYDLAERHFGDRRFAVGESFSIADCAAAPALFYAGIVAPFDGTHPNLGAYFERLLERPSFQRTLAEARPYFPLFPYKDAIPARFL; translated from the coding sequence ATGACACTCACCCTCTACCTTCATCCGCTTGCTTCCTTCTGTCACAAGGTGCTGATCGCGCTTTACGAAGCCGGCACGCCGTTCACCCCGCAGGTCGTGGATCTCGGAGACCCGGCGGAGCATGCTCGCTATCTGGAGGTCTGGCCCGTCGGCAAGATCCCCGTGCTGCACGACGCTGCACGCGACAGGACGGTGCCGGAAACCTCAGTGATCATCGAGTATCTCGACCAGCATTACCCCGGTGAGCAGCCGCTGATACCGCACGACGACGCCCTGGTGCTCGAGGCGCGGCTCTGGGACCGCTTCTTCGACCTCTACGTCCAGGTCCCGATGCAGAAGATCGTGACCGATACGCTGCGCGCCCCCGGCGAGAACGACCGGCGCGGCGTCGCCGATGCGCAAGCGGCGCTGGCGAACGCGTATGACCTTGCCGAACGCCACTTCGGGGACCGGCGCTTTGCGGTCGGGGAAAGCTTCTCGATCGCCGACTGCGCCGCCGCGCCCGCCCTCTTCTACGCCGGTATCGTGGCCCCGTTCGACGGCACCCACCCGAACCTCGGCGCCTATTTCGAGCGTCTGCTGGAGCGCCCCTCCTTCCAGCGCACCTTGGCCGAGGCGCGGCCTTACTTCCCGCTGTTTCCCTATAAGGACGCGATACCCGCAAGATTCCTCTAA
- a CDS encoding ABC transporter substrate-binding protein: protein MKTLLPAVAAALVAGLLSTAAFAESLVLYTSQPNEDAQATVDAFQAANPGVEVEWVRDGTTKVMAKLMAEIEAGNPVADVLLIADTVTMQRLKETGYLMPYKSPEAAAYDASLFDAEGGYHSTKMITTGIVYNASASMKPAGWQDLAKPEAKGLVTMPSPLTSGAALIHAQTLAGIDGLGWDYYKALAENGATAAGGNGGVLKAVATGEKAYGMVVDFMAIREKAKGAPVEFVFPAEGVSAVTEPVAVLKTARHPETAKKFVDFLLSEEGQQVAVKMGYIPARDGMALPEGFPAREAIKVLPVDAAEAVKNSEADLKTFSGIFGTN from the coding sequence ATGAAAACGCTTCTCCCCGCCGTCGCCGCAGCGCTCGTCGCCGGCCTCCTGTCCACCGCCGCTTTCGCGGAAAGCCTCGTGCTTTACACCAGCCAGCCGAACGAGGATGCGCAGGCGACGGTGGACGCGTTTCAGGCCGCGAATCCGGGTGTCGAGGTCGAATGGGTGCGGGACGGGACGACGAAGGTAATGGCCAAGCTGATGGCGGAGATCGAAGCAGGGAACCCGGTGGCGGACGTGCTTCTGATCGCCGACACGGTGACGATGCAGCGGCTGAAGGAAACGGGATATCTGATGCCCTACAAATCTCCGGAAGCGGCGGCTTATGACGCCTCGCTCTTCGATGCGGAGGGCGGCTATCATTCGACGAAGATGATCACGACCGGCATCGTCTACAACGCTTCCGCTTCGATGAAGCCGGCCGGCTGGCAGGATCTTGCGAAACCCGAGGCCAAGGGTCTGGTCACCATGCCGAGCCCGCTCACCTCGGGTGCGGCGCTGATCCATGCGCAGACGCTTGCCGGCATCGACGGGCTCGGCTGGGACTATTACAAGGCGCTCGCCGAAAACGGCGCGACGGCCGCCGGCGGCAATGGCGGCGTATTGAAGGCGGTCGCGACCGGCGAGAAGGCGTATGGCATGGTGGTCGATTTCATGGCCATCCGAGAGAAGGCCAAGGGTGCGCCGGTGGAATTCGTCTTCCCGGCCGAGGGCGTTTCCGCCGTCACGGAGCCGGTCGCCGTCCTGAAGACCGCAAGACACCCGGAGACAGCAAAGAAATTCGTTGATTTCCTGCTCTCCGAGGAGGGCCAGCAAGTGGCGGTGAAAATGGGCTATATCCCGGCGCGCGACGGTATGGCCTTGCCGGAGGGCTTCCCGGCGCGCGAGGCGATCAAGGTGCTGCCGGTCGATGCTGCCGAAGCCGTGAAGAACTCCGAGGCGGACCTGAAAACCTTCTCCGGCATTTTCGGTACCAACTGA
- a CDS encoding cold-shock protein — protein sequence MGRNTYSVGDSVVLRADLTRTAAADRTCRIVSILPAAEHGEAQYRVRFGTENFERRIFEHDIDPSETASPVQEHGQAASVEGKPWFKPLNIRTPK from the coding sequence ATGGGCCGGAACACCTACAGCGTTGGCGACAGTGTCGTCCTGAGAGCCGATCTCACGCGCACGGCCGCTGCGGACCGGACCTGCCGCATCGTGTCCATCCTGCCCGCGGCCGAACATGGGGAAGCGCAATATCGGGTGCGGTTCGGAACGGAGAACTTCGAACGGCGTATCTTCGAACACGACATCGATCCTTCGGAAACGGCTTCGCCGGTCCAGGAACACGGCCAGGCGGCATCGGTCGAAGGCAAGCCCTGGTTCAAACCCTTGAACATCAGGACGCCGAAATAA